CATGATCCCGGCCGTCGCCGCCGCCGAGGTCCCGTTCGTCGTGATGCACTGGCGCGGCTTCAGCGAGTCGATGAACAGCCGCGCGGTGTACGAGGACGTCGTCGCCGAGGTCCTCGACGAGCTGCGGCAGCGGATGGACGCGGTGATCGCGGGCGGGGTCGCCCCGGACCGCGTCGTGATCGACCCCGGCCTCGGCTTCGCGAAGGACGCCGCCCACGACCTGGCGCTCGTCGCGCACCTGGCCGAGCTGCACGCCCTGGGCCGCCCCCTGCTGGTGGCCGCCTCCCGCAAACGCTTCCTCGGCCACGTCCTGGCCGGTCCGGGCTCGGCCCCGCCGCCCGCACGCGAACGCGACGCGGCCACCGCCGCCGTCTCCGCCCTGTCCGCGCAGGCCGGCGCCTGGGCGGTCCGGGTCCACGAGGTGCGCGCCACCGCCGACGCGGTCCGCGTCGCCCGCGCGGTCGAGGGAGCCGCGTGAACGAGGAGCACGCACGGGCCGCCGCCGACATCGCGGAGGTCGAGGCGGCCAACACCGCCTTCTACGAAGCGCTGGAACGCGGCGACCACGAAGCACTCTCCGGCAGCTGGCTGCCCGGCGAGGACCTCACCGTCTCCTGCGTCCACCCCGGCTGGCCGGTGCTCACGGGGCGGGGCGAGGTGCTGCGCAGCTACGCCCTGATCATGGCGAACACCGAGTACATCCAGTTCTTCCTGACCGACGTCAACATCGCGATGACCGGCGACACCGCGCTGGTCACCTGCACCGAGAACATCCTCAGCGGCGGCCCGGCCGAGGAGGGCAACGCGCTGGGCCCGCTGGTGGGCCAGCTGGTCGTCGCGACGAACGTGTTCCGGCGCACCCCCGACGGCTGGAAGCTCTGGTCCCACCACGGGTCGCCGGTCCTCACGGAGTCCGACGAGGACGACGACGAGGAAGCTCCCTCCTGAGGAGGAAACACCCTCCCGAGTGGGTACGGGACCGATAGGGATTCGAACCGATCTCCAAGGGGTAGGGGCGGCTACCAGCCCGGTGAGGCGCCGTCCATGGCACCCACGGGCGAGCACTGTCGGTGCTCGCAGGTAGATTCGAAAGAAGGCTCCTCGCCGCCCGCACGCGGCCGGGTGCCTCTCGACCAACGACAGCAGGAGTGATTCGCGTGGATCGTGTCGCGCTGCGCGGCCTCAAGGCCCGCGGGCACCACGGCGTCTTCCCCCGGGAGCGGGAAGAGGGCCAGACCTTCATCGTCGACCTGGTGCTCGGCCTCGACACCCGCCCCGCGGCAGCCACCGACGACCTGGCCCGCACCGTGCACTACGGCGTGGTGGCCGAGGAGGTCGTCGACGTGGTGACGGGCGAACCGGTCGATCTGATCGAGACGCTCGCCGAGCGCATCGCCCAGCAGTGCCTGAAGCACGAAGGCGTCCAGGAGGTCGAGGTCGTGGTGCACAAGCCGGACGCGCCGATCACCGTCCCCTTCGACGACGTGACCATCACCATCACCCGGAGCCGAGCATGACCGCATTTTCGACCGAGGGGCAGAGCGACCCGACCGTACAGCCGGTTCCGACCGCCGTCGTCCGGCAGGTGGACGCCGCCGACGTCACGCTCTCCAACCCCAAGATGGCCGTGATCTCCCTCGGTTCCAACCTGGGCAACCGCCTGGAGACCCTCCAGGGGGCCGTCGACGCCCTGGAGGACACCCCGGGCCTCCGGGTCAAGGCCGTCTCCCCGGTGTACGAGACGGAGCCCTGGGGCGTCGAGGCGGACACCCAGCCGTCGTACTTCAACGCGGTCATCCTCGTGAAGACGACGCTGCCCCCCGCCTCCCTGCTGGAGCGCGGCCAGGCCGTCGAGGAGGCCTTCGACCGGGTCCGCGAGGAGCGCTGGGGCCCGCGCACCATCGACGTCGACATCGTGTCGTACGCCGACGTCCTCTCCGACGACCCGGTGCTCACGCTCCCCCACCCGCGCGCCCACGAGCGGGCCTTCGTCCTCGCCCCCTGGCACGACGTGGACCCCGAGGCCCAGCTGCCCGGCGCCGGCCCTGTGGCCCAGCTCCTCGCGCAGGTCGGCCGCGACAGCGTGCTGCCCCGCGCCGACCTGGAACTGCGCCTGCCGGAGTAATCGTTAGGCTCGACGGACGGTGGTCCGGCGCACGGCCGGACCGGGCACAGGCGGCGCGAAGGGCGGCTCACTCGGTGAAGCAACTACGGCTCGGGGTACTGGCGGGCCTCTTCGCCGCCGCCGGTGTCCTCTCCTGGGGCGGAGCCCGCCTCTGGGACTCCTTCGGCACCCTGCCGAGCGTCCCGCTGGCCGCGTCGATCGTGCTCGCCGTGATCGCGGTGATCCTCCTCGCGACCGCCCTCTCCACCCGCACCCGCCTCCGCGCCCAACGCGAGCGCCGCCCCGGCGCCAAGGGTGTCGAGCCCCTGTTCGCGGCCCGCGCGGTCGTCTTCGGCCAGGCGAGCGCGCTGGTGGCCGCCCTGGTCGCCGGCATGTACGGCGGCACCGGCGTCTTCCTCCTGGGCTACCTCGACATCCCGCCCCGCCGCGACCAGGCCATCTACGCGGGCGCGGCGGTGATCGCCGGCATCGGCGTCATCGCGGCCGCCCTCTTCCTGGAGCGCGTCTGCCGCCTCCCGGAGGACGGCA
This sequence is a window from Streptomyces parvus. Protein-coding genes within it:
- a CDS encoding nuclear transport factor 2 family protein — translated: MNEEHARAAADIAEVEAANTAFYEALERGDHEALSGSWLPGEDLTVSCVHPGWPVLTGRGEVLRSYALIMANTEYIQFFLTDVNIAMTGDTALVTCTENILSGGPAEEGNALGPLVGQLVVATNVFRRTPDGWKLWSHHGSPVLTESDEDDDEEAPS
- the folB gene encoding dihydroneopterin aldolase, which translates into the protein MDRVALRGLKARGHHGVFPREREEGQTFIVDLVLGLDTRPAAATDDLARTVHYGVVAEEVVDVVTGEPVDLIETLAERIAQQCLKHEGVQEVEVVVHKPDAPITVPFDDVTITITRSRA
- the folK gene encoding 2-amino-4-hydroxy-6-hydroxymethyldihydropteridine diphosphokinase, whose protein sequence is MTAFSTEGQSDPTVQPVPTAVVRQVDAADVTLSNPKMAVISLGSNLGNRLETLQGAVDALEDTPGLRVKAVSPVYETEPWGVEADTQPSYFNAVILVKTTLPPASLLERGQAVEEAFDRVREERWGPRTIDVDIVSYADVLSDDPVLTLPHPRAHERAFVLAPWHDVDPEAQLPGAGPVAQLLAQVGRDSVLPRADLELRLPE
- a CDS encoding DUF3180 domain-containing protein, giving the protein MKQLRLGVLAGLFAAAGVLSWGGARLWDSFGTLPSVPLAASIVLAVIAVILLATALSTRTRLRAQRERRPGAKGVEPLFAARAVVFGQASALVAALVAGMYGGTGVFLLGYLDIPPRRDQAIYAGAAVIAGIGVIAAALFLERVCRLPEDGNDHDGTGTAAA